The Chelonia mydas isolate rCheMyd1 chromosome 1, rCheMyd1.pri.v2, whole genome shotgun sequence nucleotide sequence CTTGTACTAGGCCTTCCTTGAAGACCTTCTGTCCTCCACCTGAATAGCTCAGCGTTTCTTATGGACATTAATGAGTTCAGGCTTTCAACATTCCAACGGTCATTattctcatttcacagatggggaaactataGTACTACTTTGGATCCTATTTTTGTTGGTAAAATTGATCCCAAAGAAATCCACCTCACCATTGAAGGTGAGTAAATGTGTGTTAGGGAAGAAAAACTTTATAGAAATGTGGGGTGTGTAACTAGCAAAAATGCCTGGGTTTTGTTGGTTTGCTGTAAAGATAAACAATTTCACTATCTCATGTAAGCCCatgggaaaacaaaataaacagggGTGTTTAAAATGCTCATACATATTCTGAGTCAAACTTTGCAGCAGGGACTTCTGATGTAGCAATTATAGAtatgcacacagacacagagagagagagagcattgcaCTGTGAAAATTAGAGCAGTAGGCGGCACTACTGACATTAACATAAGTTCTCCAGATGTTGTATTGTTTTGTTGCAGCAAAAGGATGCTTTATTCCTGTTATTAAACCATGATTCATGACAACTTCATGCAGCACACAAAACCAGAATCACAACAGAATTAGTTAATTAGGGGCTCTTCATATAGGGGAGTAGCATCTGCTTCAGACAGAGAAacacagagaggaagagagaaaacaagCAGCAAAGGCAGGATCTTTAACTAAGGTGAGCTGTTAGCACTTGTGGTGTGTGGAGTGCCAAAACTAGAACCATTCTTAAGAACCAACTGAAGGAACCTCTGAGACAAGAGTAATTCTTGAattttatttgtatgtatatagTACATTTGCCCAATTCATGTAAAAGGACTTGTTACTTAAATTGCAGATGTGAGTTACTGCTGAAATGTTGGTGGTGGTGATTATGGTTTCTAACTATTAAAAGGTAGGATTATAATTCTATAATTGCATAGACTGTTGCAGACCGTAGacatccatttatttatttttattcccttttctttttttccctctccttttcctctctcctaACTTCTGTTTCCCTCTGTGCAGCCTTTTAACTTTTAGAAGTGTTCCTTTAATCAGCATGTGGGTTCCTCACCCCCCAAAGAGTTTTTGCTGCTTTATTATTATCCCTGCATATGTTTAGGTGCACATCTACTATTCTGCTCTAGAAACATGAAATAACTGTGGAGAGAAAATGAACAAAggcaagattaatttttttaaaaggaaaagcaacTTTCCAGATTTAAAAGTAACGTCCCTGCTGTGGAGTTGTTTGTTtcatgcattttgtttttcagccaTGCAAATGAAATGAGATGTCAGTTGTGGTATCGTTAATCCTTTTAGGGGGACGCTGTTGCAAAGTTGCTTGTAGTAGAGACGGAGAGAAGGAGATAAAATCGTAATTTTTCTCTACCTTAGAATCTGTATTCAAACTGTTGAGcctatatttttgttgttgttgttgttgaatccCAAAATGGTTGACATTAAAGTAAAACTTTCAAACATGCATacgtgatttaggagcctaaaaccTATTTTCTAAGGTGACTTATGTCCCACttattaggagcctaagtcccactgactttctgcCAAAGTGTTATGTGCTTTTGAGACATGATTGCAAGACACTTGAATTATGATAGATGAGGTTTTCCTAATAAGACTTAAAGAAGTAAACACAGAGCTATTGCAGATTGGTGAGCAGAACAGAATGGGTTAATGCTGGGGAGAGCTAGACACTGGCTTCTATTCAGGGAGAGCTAGACACTGGCTGTTTTGAATGGATTCCCAATATAGGACCTGATCctaaagtccattgaagttaatggaaaggctcccattgatatcagtgagctttggatcaagctccTAGTGGTTGGCAAGAGCAAGGATGGTTCTAAGGAAATGGGAAACACAGAGTTTTGTACTAAATatccatttttctctctctctccctagctGTGACATGACTAGGCTTTTGCTCTTTTCATTCATCATGGTGATCATTTACCAAAACGGGACTTTTGGTAAACCTGTTTATGGGGACTTAGCATCCACTCAGCTGGTTGATTTTTCAGgtatgtttttttctgtttcatctaTCCAACTAGCTGTCATCTCTGCTGCTTCTGTAGGTAAAGTATCACATATTACAAAGACCATCCTCGTATTTATTGGAGATACTATGGGCTAGAATCTTGACCCCACTATAGCTACTGACACAGAGAGTATGGTGCAAGGCTGGCACATTACTGGCTTAAACTGGCTAGTGGAGGATTCCTCCAGCAAGAGGGAATCCCCTAATGGTCTAGAGGCACCCCCAGATGTGTCCAGGAAGAAGGGAATTTGGATAGGAGGTTGTATGTTCTGGCCATTTCTGGCTGCTGGAACAGGCCCCTGGGTCCACTGACAGGTGGATGTAAATTAGGGGATGATCTAATTTATACCAAGTACAGGCACTACATAtaaaatactaattttaaaaattcaaatcaTCATTACATTTTAGGCTGAAAccaaagaaattaataaataACAAAGAGACTCTACTCAAAATAATgattatttgggggggggagaggggcgcgAGCGTGAAAAAAATTGGCTGAACAACAGTCTTCCTAATACAAGCTGTAAAAATTAAAGGGAATCCATGCATCAAAAGAAATCACATCAACTCATAGGAACGTTGATGGCCAGTGTTTTTTGCAATGGATCCTATTCCTTAACGTCCTAGTCAAGCCATAGAGTCTGATTTCCACTAGCTTTCACCTTATGTCTTCATTTACCTGTGCAGAGTAGCCTATAATGCCTTCTTAAATCTATTTTTCATGCTACTCCAGCTGTGCAAAGCAGATTGAAAGCTAGGCTAGCTAAGTGACCAATTGAGGAATCCCTTTACACAGGGGAAACATCCAGCGGCAAGAACCAGTGTAGGGACCATGTCAGCGGACATGAAGGAGAGGGCATTTCAGCAATTCCTGGCTACTAGATTGTCCCTTTGGTCTCATTGAATTTGGGTGCAAGTTAGGGAAGTCCAGAGGTTTGTTCTAAGATGCACCGGGGACAGGCCTGGTTTTCGTTGGTCCCAAGATCAGGGGAGATGTGTATAGGTGGCATACAGCCACATTTGCCTCCCTCTTGGGTTCTGTGCCAATCACAGCTCAGCCAAACCCAACGATTAGGCCCAATAagtgtaaaatgggtgtaaaatattATCATTACAGTAGgctagcattttacacccactctgAACAGGAGCAAATTATGCCAGAAGATCCATGGGAATGGAGAATTGCCCCATACATTTAGTAGATAGTTTCCAAGTACACTATACCTTTTAATaaacagttgtgtaaaagagagTTTATGAATGTGATCTTGCCTGATAACACCGTGGGAAGTGAGGGACAAAGGATTAATTTGCATGATTCTTTATAGCTACTTTCTCCTGGTATTTGCTATTGTATTTTGCTTGTAACTTTTGGATTCAGCTGTGTTTGTGGCAGAATTTTAATCCcattggcctgattctccactgtaaTGAATCTTGTGGAATCGTGTATGCCTGTGTAAAGTTGCTATAAAATACTCAACAAATACGAATGCTGGTGttgtacacacacatactttgCACAGGTACCCGTGACTACACAGAAGCACTAAAGTAGAAACTAAGGCCCTGTATTTTTGTGGGTAGTGTGTGATATTtttggtgtgtgtatgtaaatttTAAATCTCAGTTTACGAATGACTGTGCTGATATCACTATGTTACTAATATATTTAAGCAGAAAGATAAAACACAGTCCTTTGGCTACTCTTTTCTTATAATAAACTAGAAAAAGTAGACAATTGTACCTTTCACACTCTTTGTGATTATACATTCATATATTTGCAAAACAGTTTTCCATTCTTTGTTTTGTTATAATAAAATTCCCTTGGAACTATTTTATAAAAGGTCAATAATTATTGTTCTCTGTTGTACTTCCTAGCAGAATATTATTAACTTTTCATCAGGGTCTGATTCCTATTTTGTTGTTGCCAGGTTTTAACCCTTCCTGGAAAATTTTACACAAATTAATAACTAGtcacaatgggtgaaattctcttccccgccccccgaagtcaatgggaatgttgcctctgacttcagtagaaccagGATTCCACCCAATATTTTAATCAATGATTCTGGAAATTCCaggtcaatttttttaaattagttcctGTTCATTCCAGTGGCAACTGGGTTTTGGAACAGAGAAACAGTTCTACAGGATTATTGGCATAGGCGCCGGCTCtgtgagtgctctggggctggagcacccatgaggaaaaatggtgggtgctgagcaccttccagcagccccgctgatcagcacctccccctccctccctgcgcctcccACCTGTTATGATCaactgtttcgtggcatgcaggaggctttggggggcagggggaagtagCGAGGATGtggcacgctcgggggagggggtggagcagaggtgggaagaggaagggtggggatggggccttgggggaaggggtggagtgggggtggggcctggggcagactCAGGGGTCGAGGACCCCCTCACACAatggaaagtcagtgcctgtgattCTTGGGGTTAATAGTCCTCCAGCAGAAACCAGTAGAGACCAGTAGAAATCAAAAGAAATCAGCTGAGGAATTCTGACAGAGTCTACTGGAATTTCCAGCAGGATAAACCCACTGCATGAGATTGCTAAAGGAGGTGCTtgtagtgtgtgtgcatgtgtgtgcatgaatTTTGCACACTCCTTCAAGGTATTTTGGATTTCCTCTGTGGTGATGGTGGTGTGTGTTTTGCCCTAGATGCTGAATATCCAGTCAGTGACACACAAGCCAAGAGGAACTCCTATCAGATGAGCCAAGACGCCAATAGTCCCAATTCTGCAGAGCAGTCCAGCCTCTGCTATTTCATCCAGGAGAGTGAGATTGAAAGTCAGATCTCCTGCAGACTGCGATTCACCAGGAGCAAGTTTAATTTTAACCCTTTCGGACTTCGGTTTGGGAAAAGGCAACAGGGCAGCTTGGCCAGCAAAAGGGATCCAATCACTTTGAGCAGCATCAAAAAGTTACCATCCCTATTAAAGTTCAAACTAAACCAAATGGTGCCCCGGTGTGGAGACTTTGGGGAGCAGGATTGTTAAATGCACAAAATCTGTTCTAAGAATGGTGCCCAGCATTTTCCAAAGTAGTTAGTGATTTTGGTGAATTGTGCATCACCAAACCTGAGATATCAAAAGGGACCCACTTTTCAGAGGACGGGTGCTCTGTactttctgaaattcaggcccctataaggtgtctcaagttgtgcACACAGAAATTGAGACATAGAAAATCACTCATTACTTTGGAAAACATAGGCCTATATAGGTATAAGTACATAATTTGtcttttaaaacatgattttccAGTTGATGTCTGATATTAGTGAGAAAAAGACAGTTGCAACTCCAGTGCAATACTGTTGTGCCTGTCTTCCCTATTGTACTATGCCACATCCACCTGCAAGACATaacttactatttatttatttatttcagtcagCAAAACATTTGTATTATATTTATATACCACTGAGGATTTTTCAGCGTTGTGACTTCAAATGTTACATCATTCCTTATCTACGAATCGTGATCACAATAAAGTGACTGAAATGCTACTGCCCTAATACTGTGTTTGCCTTTTTTTCAATTATCCCCTCTCAGGGGGATGCTGGCCCTTCTTCACTTCTGTTTGAACAAAGGGGGCTTTCATTCTTCTATCTAACTGCTGGCAGGAAACTTTGAATGAGCTGCAAGTGCTTTGTGTGCCTCTTTTATCTGGCCAAGCCCAGACAGGAACAGTTACTGAAGTATACAGTCCTGTGAGCGTCACAAGCTTATCTTCATCTCTTCCTGTGGGAGTGcatcattttatttctctgtctGAAATAAAAGGTTTGCCCCGGCCTGCATGCCTTGAGAGAGTATTCTGCAAACCCAAATGTCTTGTGAGGAAAGAGGTATTTCCACTCCCTAAGCATGCCTCCTGGTGActaattttaaagtaaaataaaatatgagaTTGGTAttaaggtcccagttcagcaaaacctTTAAGTACATGCGACATCCATCCCTATTtagcaaaccacttaagcacgtgcttaaacgTGCCTTTAATTCACATTCAAAGGAACATAAGAATGTGCTTtaagttaatcatgtgcttacctgctttactgaatagggatggactgctgAAATGTAGCCTCTAAAGGatgatctgaaatcaacagaagtaATTCAAaggcctttggatcaggttctaacAGAggtctttgtttattttctttatgaATTTTATCATATTTGAAACCTTTGAGTATTTAATCTCCTCTCCCCAAAAATAATTTGGCCATTTTTAAAGGATAACTGTCATCTTCGACAGTAGACAGTCACTTTCAATATGTTTATTTTGAAATAGGTTAATTAAGAAGGAGAAAATTTGCCAtggaacaaacaaaattaaaagataTACAACCTAACTTCTATACTAACTTTTCAATCCTGCAGGCCTAAAGTTAGCGCCATAGATACATATTTAGGCTCTGAAATAGAGTGGACCTGATTGTCAGAAATGCTGAGTAAACACAACTcctagtgaagccaatgggaggtgctgagtaccatgctgtctggagtggctcacaactgagagtgcctacctcagggcagactgtcagaaagagggcagacaccccaagctgATGgcgtgttctataattagatttcaccaagccagtaacaaatgtgaactcctggatcgcTATATCAGTCCTACCATggggtcacagacagtccccttccaggggttCACACAataaaatttttggtggcctcagcatgcagccaccaactctttcTGGCGGCTGCTCtggaaatttttcctaaaatacttaattaactttaggaaaaacaaatacatatgcacatatacatgtccaaatcattgtaatttatttatgtagcttttttttttttttgcagacttagtaaaaataatgtacagttgtctctattctttactggacctaaacagaatagaaacacaaataaggtgctttgcacattcttgtcttttttcttgtcGTTTCTTTTTcggatgcctttttaaaaaaaacttgctagCTATTAAGTCCGCTgcaaaaagtgatattaacaaacatatagatatcatttttcacaacagacttacacagccctggcaagcctggggacaaattaaaccCTGGATAGGGAGGTGGGTAtggaggcagcgggggccaggggtgagggggtggggagcttggggcCAGAGCCTGCTACTGTGTGGCCAGGGAATGAAACTCAAAGCCCCGTGGCTGGAGTCTgccacccaccaccccagggctgaagccactcagggagctgtggggggctggggacccTCCACTggctgctctcagccctcccCTTGGCAGGGGGTagggccttggaggaagaggtggggcatgggtggggactggggccatggaaggggtggggcctcgtgcaaccccccacttttaggaagaatcTGTCACCTCTGGTAACTGCCAACAGTTAAGTTACCATACAATtcttctaagcaagcatattttatttttaaggtaaaagtGCAACattgaaaacatattaaaaacagcaaaataaccTGCATGCTTGCTAATAAATTTACCAGAGATTACCTCCTTCCAGAGGGGCAGTCTTTCAAAACTCCACCCAGTAGCGTCCCTTTGGTTTCAGGTTTATCAGAAGGAGGACAACCCATGACTCTGAGTGTCACTCATTCATCCAGGCTGGTTCTTTGAATAGATCATAAATAGGTCTATTTAGCCAGACAATAGGTCTCTGCTCAAAATGCAGCTTCAAAAGGATGGATGGGTCATTTGCATTTCCCTCCCCTGAAGTattcctaggaaatccacttcacacataTTATCCCAAAAAGTCCTTTGAAATTCCTAGTATTCTCCAAAGAGTGTATTAATCATGTCCTTCCACCTAAATAAGttccatacaatcccacaatCGTACATAACCATTTACATTTTCAATACAACGCACTCCCAGAATACTTAAACATAATTCAGTAGGTATAATTTAATTCCATaatgtttgtcccaggatattacaggatATTGTTATATCTAACACAGAATGATCAACAGCTTTGAAAAACAGGCCACTTttgtttagatgcctaaatatgggattttagaagcctaactttagacacACAGCTTTGAAAATTGTGACAATAAAAATCCATCTATCTGCTTTACCTTCTCATATAGTGCCTGTCACTATTACATAAACACTGAACAGATCATGAATTACAGAACAAGTGAAAGAAAACAATTAGTGCCAATTCAATATTACCTTTCAAAAATCACTGCTGGTGGTGATCCACTTTCATTCTCAGAATAATTCATCTGACATCATTCAAAAGCTGAATGTAAATAATTCTGCAAAATGTCAAAAGAGGTTATAGGAGcataaggaagaaaatatttatgcAATATGTTTATTTTGTATGCCTATTTCCCAAGACAGATTGTGCATTGTTACTTATCTCTCCATGCAAATTGCTCACATCAGACGTTGGGTACATCAGGGCTTATTGAGTACTGACCTCTATAATGGGCCACATATTGGAATATCATCTTAGATTAATTATTATCAGGAATTTCATCCACTTGAATAGAATGGCAACTAACACAGTTATGACATCTAAATGAGGAACTTGTGTAGTGTAGTCAGTAATCCATTCAACGACTGCTTAATATGGGTTTAGACAGACCCTAGATTAAATTctatacccactgaagtcaatggacatttttcattgacttcaatagggccaggatttctgcCCCAGTGTAGTACAGAGGGTGCTCCTGAGCCTGAAGGCTTGAGATCCAGGGAGCAATACGTTCCCGTGTGTGTTCTATGTCTTTGAATAAAGTCACCTGTATGTTTTCTACATCTGAATCCTGTCTTTTCTCCATCACAAGGGACACTACagttttttgacaggtttcagagtaacagccgtgttagtctgtattcgcgaaaagaaaaggagtacttgtggcaccttagagactaaccaatttatttgagcatgagttttcgtgagctacagctcacttcatcggatgcatactgtggaaattgcagaatatcattattatatacacagacaccatgaaacaatacctcctcccaccccactctcctgcttttaatagcttatctaaagtgatcatcaagatgggccatttccagcacaaatccaggttttctcaccctccgcccccccacagacaaactcactctcttgagagtgagtttgtctgtgggggggcggagagtgagaaaacctggatttgtgctggaaatggcccatcttgatgatcactttagataagctattaccagcaggagagtggggtgggaggaggtattgtttcatggtgtctgtgtatataataatgatattctgcaatttccacagtatgcatccgatgaagtgagctgtagctcacgaaagctcatgctcaaataaattggttagtctctaaggtgccacaagtactccttttctttttacagttttttGCTATCTGAATACACTTTAACAAAGAAAGAAAGTGATGGAAACCTCATTACGTTGGTCATTCAAAGCTGGATTAGACAAAGTAATACATTTGAGGGAACAATCCGCTATTGGCAGTGGGTGATAGCCTACTATGGCCAAGTAGAATTTTTTCCATTAGTGATTTCCCTTCAAGCTACTCTATACCTCCATGATTGTCCCTCAGCTGCAACTGGGTACAGGCacaatgattctatgaaaaaatatttccagaaacTTACAATTTGGATGTGGATAAAGGCACTGAGACCATGCACAGACTTTTTTTCTCAAAACATGAAGAGCTGCTAAGTATTTTTAGACTATTTACTGTGGCCTATCCAGATTAAAACTCTTCacaggacattaaaaaaaat carries:
- the LOC102940483 gene encoding uncharacterized protein LOC102940483 isoform X1, translating into MVLRKWETQSFVLNIHFSLSLPSCDMTRLLLFSFIMVIIYQNGTFGKPVYGDLASTQLVDFSDAEYPVSDTQAKRNSYQMSQDANSPNSAEQSSLCYFIQESEIESQISCRLRFTRSKFNFNPFGLRFGKRQQGSLASKRDPITLSSIKKLPSLLKFKLNQMVPRCGDFGEQDC
- the LOC102940483 gene encoding uncharacterized protein LOC102940483 isoform X2 — its product is MTRLLLFSFIMVIIYQNGTFGKPVYGDLASTQLVDFSDAEYPVSDTQAKRNSYQMSQDANSPNSAEQSSLCYFIQESEIESQISCRLRFTRSKFNFNPFGLRFGKRQQGSLASKRDPITLSSIKKLPSLLKFKLNQMVPRCGDFGEQDC